GTGTTCGAGACATAGCCGATCACCGTCTCCAGGGTCTCGATGAAGACCACCAGGAGCCGCTCGCCGGGCGGTGCGTCGAGCTGCCGCCAGCCGTGGAACGCGAGCGCCGCGAGGCTCGCCGCGATCAGCAGCGCCGGGAACCAGCCGAAGGAGCCGCTGCGCGCGACGCCGAACCCACCCCAGACCAGGGCGAGGTAGAACACCAGGTTGATGAGGCCGTGCTGGCCGAGCAGCGCGCCGCGGTAGTTGCCGACGGCCAGGCGGTTGTAGATCGCCAGCAGGCAGGCGAGCACGAGAAAGGCCACGCCCCAGCCGAGGGCCAGCTCGAGCATCAGGATCGGGTCGTGCAGCGGCGACATCCAGAGCGCCGGCAGCAGGTGCTCGTCGCCGAAGACGCTGCCGAACAGGACGCCGAAGCCGACCGACGAGAGCCCGGCGAGAACGCCGAAGAGCGCCAGTTGCCCGAGCCGTCGGCGCAGCAGCCAGGCCAGCGCGGCGATGACGGCCCCTTGGCCGACGTCGCCGAACATGGTTCCGAACATCAACAGGAAGGTCACGGCGAAGAGCGGCGTCGGGTCGACCTCGCCGTACTGCGGGATGCCGTATTGCTTGACCAGGAGCCGAAACGGCTGAAGCAGGCGGTTGCGCGGCGCTACCGACGGCACCAGCGGGCGCTCGTCGGGGCGGGGTGCGCGGCTCTCGAAGGCGAAGGGGTGTGTCAGCGTCTCGCGGAGCCGCCGTTCCAGGCTGGTGACGGCCCGCGCCGGCGCCCAGCCGGCCAGGTAGGCCAGAGGGCCGGCGCTGCGCAGCGCCGGGTCGAGGGCGACGAAGGGTTCGGCGAGGGCGAGGGTCTGCGCCGCGGCCGCGAGCCGCTCGTTTAGGCTCGCTCCCCAGTCGTCGAGACGGGCATGCAGCGCTGCGCGTTCGGTGGCGATGCCCTGGCGCCGCTCGGCGAGTGCCGGGCCCATGTGGTCCGGCGCGCTGTCGAGCCCGCTGGGAATCGGCAAAGCCTGGAAGCCGGCCGAGGCGAGCACCGAGGAAAGCTGCGCCTCGCGCTCGCCGCACGGGCCCACGATGACGACGTGGGCCTGGTCGCCGCGGACCATATAGGGGTAGAGGAGGTGCTCGGCGAGGCCGACCGATCCTTCGAGCCGTGTCAGGTTTTCGCGCGGGACGATGCCCACGTAGAAGTCCAGGAACCGGGTCTTGCTGTGCAGCCGGCCGAGGTCGACCTTGAGCTCGGCGAAATTCTCCAGCGCCGCCTGCTGCTCGACGACGAAGCGCTCCTCGGTGTCGAGCCGGTGCAATTCCTCCTCGTAGCGCGACGCCTCGTGCCAGATCCGTCCGAGCCAGTCGTCGACCTCGGCCAGTTCGTCGGCCTCGACGACCCGGACCTCGGTGATCGGCGGGTCGACACTCAGCGGGATCAGCTTGCCGATCTTGGCCAGGCGGCCATGGGCCTGCTGGTAGGTGTCGCGGTAGTCGTGGCCGGGCTGGCCGGAGAGCTGCGTATCGGCGGGTTCCCGAGCGTCCGGGTGGAAGCTCTCCGTCTCGGCCAGCGCCAACGCGGCGCGTGGCAGGTCCTCGGTCAGGGCCAGCAGGCGCACGTGACGCATCCTGGTCGGGGTCAGCATGGCCGTGCGCCTCGACGATGCATCATGCGGCGGCCTCCAGGTGTCTCGTCGGACCGAGCCGTTTGGATTCCGAGAGCTCGGCTCCCAGTGCGATCAGCTCGTCCGGCAGGTCGAGGAGGCGCCCTTGGATTAGGGCGAACAGGGTCATCAGGTCGCTCTCGCGGAGCATCAGGTAGGCCAGCGCACGGGCCACCGCGGAGCGGCTCAGGTGCAGCACCCGCCGGGCCTCGGCGCCGAAGTAGGCGCCGAGTCGCCGCTGGATCTCGACCAGGTCGTTGCTCTCCGCGAGTAGGCCGACGAGCGGCTCGGGCAGGGCATCGAGGACCCGTTCGACCGTCTCCAGGTTGACGAGTTCGATCAGCCGGTCACGGTGCATGAGGCGAAAAGACGGCACGAGACGAAAGAA
This portion of the Thioflavicoccus mobilis 8321 genome encodes:
- a CDS encoding V-type ATP synthase subunit I, whose product is MLTPTRMRHVRLLALTEDLPRAALALAETESFHPDAREPADTQLSGQPGHDYRDTYQQAHGRLAKIGKLIPLSVDPPITEVRVVEADELAEVDDWLGRIWHEASRYEEELHRLDTEERFVVEQQAALENFAELKVDLGRLHSKTRFLDFYVGIVPRENLTRLEGSVGLAEHLLYPYMVRGDQAHVVIVGPCGEREAQLSSVLASAGFQALPIPSGLDSAPDHMGPALAERRQGIATERAALHARLDDWGASLNERLAAAAQTLALAEPFVALDPALRSAGPLAYLAGWAPARAVTSLERRLRETLTHPFAFESRAPRPDERPLVPSVAPRNRLLQPFRLLVKQYGIPQYGEVDPTPLFAVTFLLMFGTMFGDVGQGAVIAALAWLLRRRLGQLALFGVLAGLSSVGFGVLFGSVFGDEHLLPALWMSPLHDPILMLELALGWGVAFLVLACLLAIYNRLAVGNYRGALLGQHGLINLVFYLALVWGGFGVARSGSFGWFPALLIAASLAALAFHGWRQLDAPPGERLLVVFIETLETVIGYVSNTLSFLRVAAFSLNHVALSIAIFTLADMTGEVGHLVTLILGNLFVILLEGGIVMIQVMRLQYYEGFSRYFSGNGLEFAPLRLRLASQPPAHAAKETQATPQPR